A region of Denticeps clupeoides chromosome 19, fDenClu1.1, whole genome shotgun sequence DNA encodes the following proteins:
- the p2ry6 gene encoding P2Y purinoceptor 3 isoform X2, with amino-acid sequence MASAETVVAETLSPAGPSSTLPSCTYDEDFKRFLLPAIYTVVFVVGLPLNFTVILRIWRSRKSPTRNKIYMLNLAVADFLYDCSLPLLIINYASNDYWPFGEVACKLVRFQFYSNLHGSIFFLTCISFQRYLGICHPLATWHKRGGCRLAWVVCACVWGSVALLCFPTLQFAATGVQRNRTVCYDLSTPERSDEYYPYGIALTCLGFLVPFLVVVVCCALMAQVLCRQGDSGPGRAGHDKRVKAARMIIIVVLVFAVSFLPFHVTKTLYLLVRTLSQAPCQVRNFFSVVYKSTRPFASMNSVLDPILFHFTQAKVRRSTHSLFLKITSTVRKSSNTG; translated from the coding sequence ATGGCCTCTGCAGAAACTGTGGTGGCCGAAACCCTCAGCCCAGCTGGTCCCTCCAGCACCTTGCCCTCCTGCACCTACGACGAAGACTTCAAGCGCTTCCTCCTTCCTGCCATCTACACCGTGGTGTTCGTGGTGGGCCTGCCGCTCAACTTCACCGTCATCCTGCGCATCTGGAGGTCGCGCAAGTCGCCCACCCGCAACAAGATCTACATGCTGAACTTGGCCGTGGCCGACTTCCTGTACGACTGCTCGCTGCCGCTGCTCATCATCAACTACGCCAGCAACGATTACTGGCCGTTCGGGGAGGTGGCCTGCAAACTGGTGCGCTTCCAGTTCTACAGCAACCTCCACGGGTCCATCTTCTTCCTCACGTGCATCAGCTTCCAGCGGTACCTGGGCATTTGCCACCCGCTGGCCACCTGGCACAAGCGCGGAGGCTGTCGCCTGGCCTGGGTGGTGTGCGCCTGTGTTTGGGGGTCCGTCGCCCTGCTCTGCTTCCCCACCTTGCAGTTCGCCGCCACCGGCGTTCAGCGCAACCGCACCGTCTGCTACGACCTGAGCACGCCCGAGCGCTCGGATGAGTACTACCCCTATGGCATCGCGCTCACCTGCCTCGGCTTCCTCGTACCTttcctggtggtggtggtgtgctGCGCTTTGATGGCCCAGGTGCTCTGCCGGCAGGGGGACAGCGGGCCGGGCAGGGCCGGGCACGACAAGAGGGTGAAAGCGGCCCGCATGATCATCATCGTGGTGCTGGTGTTCGCCGTCAGCTTCCTGCCCTTCCACGTCACCAAGACCCTGTACCTGCTGGTACGCACGCTGAGCCAGGCGCCGTGCCAGGTCAGGAACTTCTTCTCGGTGGTGTACAAGAGCACCAGGCCCTTCGCCAGCATGAACAGCGTGCTGGACCCCATCCTCTTTCACTTTACCCAGGCCAAGGTCCGTCGCAGCACGCACAGCCTCTTTCTGAAGATAACCTCCACCGTCAGGAAGAGCAGCAACACAGGGTAA
- the p2ry6 gene encoding P2Y purinoceptor 3 isoform X1 produces the protein MCSSAECETEAAHMASAETVVAETLSPAGPSSTLPSCTYDEDFKRFLLPAIYTVVFVVGLPLNFTVILRIWRSRKSPTRNKIYMLNLAVADFLYDCSLPLLIINYASNDYWPFGEVACKLVRFQFYSNLHGSIFFLTCISFQRYLGICHPLATWHKRGGCRLAWVVCACVWGSVALLCFPTLQFAATGVQRNRTVCYDLSTPERSDEYYPYGIALTCLGFLVPFLVVVVCCALMAQVLCRQGDSGPGRAGHDKRVKAARMIIIVVLVFAVSFLPFHVTKTLYLLVRTLSQAPCQVRNFFSVVYKSTRPFASMNSVLDPILFHFTQAKVRRSTHSLFLKITSTVRKSSNTG, from the coding sequence AATGTGAGACTGAAGCTGCTCACATGGCCTCTGCAGAAACTGTGGTGGCCGAAACCCTCAGCCCAGCTGGTCCCTCCAGCACCTTGCCCTCCTGCACCTACGACGAAGACTTCAAGCGCTTCCTCCTTCCTGCCATCTACACCGTGGTGTTCGTGGTGGGCCTGCCGCTCAACTTCACCGTCATCCTGCGCATCTGGAGGTCGCGCAAGTCGCCCACCCGCAACAAGATCTACATGCTGAACTTGGCCGTGGCCGACTTCCTGTACGACTGCTCGCTGCCGCTGCTCATCATCAACTACGCCAGCAACGATTACTGGCCGTTCGGGGAGGTGGCCTGCAAACTGGTGCGCTTCCAGTTCTACAGCAACCTCCACGGGTCCATCTTCTTCCTCACGTGCATCAGCTTCCAGCGGTACCTGGGCATTTGCCACCCGCTGGCCACCTGGCACAAGCGCGGAGGCTGTCGCCTGGCCTGGGTGGTGTGCGCCTGTGTTTGGGGGTCCGTCGCCCTGCTCTGCTTCCCCACCTTGCAGTTCGCCGCCACCGGCGTTCAGCGCAACCGCACCGTCTGCTACGACCTGAGCACGCCCGAGCGCTCGGATGAGTACTACCCCTATGGCATCGCGCTCACCTGCCTCGGCTTCCTCGTACCTttcctggtggtggtggtgtgctGCGCTTTGATGGCCCAGGTGCTCTGCCGGCAGGGGGACAGCGGGCCGGGCAGGGCCGGGCACGACAAGAGGGTGAAAGCGGCCCGCATGATCATCATCGTGGTGCTGGTGTTCGCCGTCAGCTTCCTGCCCTTCCACGTCACCAAGACCCTGTACCTGCTGGTACGCACGCTGAGCCAGGCGCCGTGCCAGGTCAGGAACTTCTTCTCGGTGGTGTACAAGAGCACCAGGCCCTTCGCCAGCATGAACAGCGTGCTGGACCCCATCCTCTTTCACTTTACCCAGGCCAAGGTCCGTCGCAGCACGCACAGCCTCTTTCTGAAGATAACCTCCACCGTCAGGAAGAGCAGCAACACAGGGTAA